The Candidatus Epulonipiscium sp. sequence TGACCCCATTCAGTTTATGGACATTTTCAATTAGGCTATAAAAATCAAATCTTCTTGAATCTATTTTAAGTGTATTTTTTTCTATAGATTCATCTATGAAATATGTAAGAATATGCCCATACTGCGTAGAAAATTCTGCCCCCGGGATAATACAAATACTTTCATCTTCATACTGAAGGGCCTCAACTCCTCCTTTAGCTGTATTGTGGTCGGTAACAGCTATAGCATTATACCCTAGACCCTTTGCAGTATCTACAATATCTTTCACGGGCAAATCACAGTCATGGGAATGTTCTGAGTGTATATGTAAACACAGTTTCATTTTATATTTCTCCTAACCAGGGATTTAAAATAATTAATAAACGGTATTGGATTTGAAAACCTAAATATACCTTCTTTAGCAATAATAATGTATCCCATAGCCTTTAAAGCTTTACCTATCTTCCCCTTTTTAATACAAGCCACCATCGCAAAAAAAGCCTGAGGAAAATAGAACATTTTTTTATTTAAGTTATAGGGAATAGTATTTTCATCAATGCTATTATGATTATTATCCAATACCTTAACGTAATTCCCAAAAAACTGGGAGTTAGCTACAAACAATAGGGGCATACTTCCCCAATACCTTGGGTTAATTTCTATAAGATAATCCCCCTTAAATTCTACCATAGCATAGCCTGTCCATCCTAATTCTTTTAGGAGTTTATAGGCACTATGGACTAGCTCTTTCTTATATCTAGAAGCGCAAATGGCACTAGGTCCCCCTGCAATAGGATATTCAAAAATTCTTTCATGCATAATATAATCAACCATATTAGAATCATAGTCAAGGAGCATAGATACCCCAAAACCCTTTCCCGTAACATATTCTTGGACTAATATATTGTCCTTATGGTCTTTCATAACCTTAATAGCCCTATGATATTCATCATCATTATTAACTATTTTGTATCTTTCCTGGGGTTTTAGATTGATATTCTCAGAGTTATTAAGTTTAACCACCAAAGGATATTTTTTATTATCACTACCCGGTGCTTTTATATTTAGA is a genomic window containing:
- a CDS encoding ATP-grasp domain-containing protein — its product is MQKILIDNIDKRMTAPLVEYFLREGYKVYGVGFTNSNIISNKINSTFKISKENIKADLLKVFKSFTENDYLLVGNPLIIEAVNEIKPNMKYIVPNQDIVTKITNKKWLMEFAHNLNIKAPGSDNKKYPLVVKLNNSENINLKPQERYKIVNNDDEYHRAIKVMKDHKDNILVQEYVTGKGFGVSMLLDYDSNMVDYIMHERIFEYPIAGGPSAICASRYKKELVHSAYKLLKELGWTGYAMVEFKGDYLIEINPRYWGSMPLLFVANSQFFGNYVKVLDNNHNSIDENTIPYNLNKKMFYFPQAFFAMVACIKKGKIGKALKAMGYIIIAKEGIFRFSNPIPFINYFKSLVRRNIK